From a single Pseudoalteromonas nigrifaciens genomic region:
- a CDS encoding DUF3307 domain-containing protein, whose amino-acid sequence MAFSLLLVALIIGHLLADFYWQPMSWVNDRNTRHFKAKKLYYHVLVHGVTSALIITLWEYTFGWQQLSSVFLATSIIVISHYFIDIAKSYSNKGVVPFLFDQIAHIIIIIAISIWLTDNLQFTNSVMALLTNSKALWVIAGYLIILNPSAVFIRMMLERITNHFSSDGSLPLAGQSIGMLERVLMLTFILLDQFAGLGFLIAAKSVFRFGDLSASKDKKLTEYVMLGTLLSVSVTLFVGLGINYLIS is encoded by the coding sequence ATGGCATTTTCACTCTTACTCGTTGCCCTTATTATTGGCCACCTACTCGCCGATTTTTACTGGCAACCCATGAGCTGGGTAAACGACAGAAACACCCGCCACTTTAAAGCAAAAAAACTTTACTACCATGTATTAGTTCACGGCGTGACTAGCGCACTAATTATTACGCTTTGGGAGTATACCTTTGGCTGGCAACAACTGAGTAGCGTATTTCTTGCCACCAGTATTATCGTGATTAGCCACTACTTTATTGATATTGCAAAATCGTACTCTAATAAAGGCGTAGTGCCTTTTTTATTCGACCAAATTGCACATATCATCATTATTATTGCGATAAGTATTTGGCTAACTGACAATCTGCAGTTTACTAACAGTGTAATGGCGCTATTAACCAACTCAAAAGCGCTGTGGGTTATAGCTGGTTACCTCATTATTTTAAATCCCAGTGCCGTATTTATAAGAATGATGTTAGAGCGTATAACCAACCACTTTTCAAGTGATGGTAGCCTGCCCTTAGCTGGACAAAGTATTGGCATGCTTGAAAGAGTACTGATGCTGACGTTTATCTTATTAGATCAGTTTGCAGGGCTAGGGTTTTTAATTGCCGCTAAATCTGTATTTAGATTTGGCGATTTAAGTGCCAGTAAAGATAAAAAGCTCACCGAATATGTAATGCTAGGCACACTACTTAGCGTAAGTGTTACCTTATTTGTAGGATTAGGAATTAATTACTTAATCAGCTAG